DNA from uncultured Campylobacter sp.:
ATAGATTTGCTCCTCGCTAGCGTTTTGCCACGGCTCGACCACTTCATCGCCGCTTGAAAATATACCGATTCTTAGCTCGCGCTCTACGCAGACGCAGTAGATGCCCTGAGCAGCTAGCATCATTACTCTTGCGGGCGTTAAAATTTCGCCTTTTTTTAGCAAAATTTCGCCCGCCTTAACCTCTTCGCCCTTATATCTTAGGGCGTTAGATTTTTTGACTTTGCTTTGCGGCGATAGTTTGCCGTCCTGCAAAATCGCATCCTCAAAAGGCACGACGGTGTCGGCGCTTGTCGGCATTTTTGCGCCCGTCATTATCTTTACGCATTCGCCTTTTTTTAGCGCGATCTCAGCTTCATCGCCCGCAAGCACGGTTGCCGCGACGCTTAACGGCTCGTTAAAATCGTCAAATTTGAGCGCGTAGCCGTCCATCGCGGCGTTGTCGAAGGATGGCAAATTTTTAACAGCAACGACGTCCTGCGCTAAAATTTTACCCGTCGCACGCTCAAGGCTCGCAAACTCGCCGTAGCCGTCAAATTTAGCTTTTTCTAGGATCAAATTTTGAGCAAGCTCTAGCGTCATTTTACTCCTCCAGCCTGCGTATTTTTGCGCCCAGAGCCGCTAGCTTGCGCTCCAGCCCCTCATAGCCTCTATCTAGGTGATAAATTCTATGCACGCGGCTAGTTCCGTTTGCTGCAAGGGCCGCTAGCACTAGGGCCGAGCTTGCGCGCAGATCGGTAGCCATCACGTCTGCGGCATTTATCTCGCCTCCGCCGTAGATCGTCGCGATGTGGCCGTTTAGACGGATGTCCGCGCCCATACGCGTGAGCTCGCTAACGTGCATAAATCGGTTTTCAAAAAGCCTCTCGTCGATCGTGCTGACGCCGTTTGCTACGAGCGAAAGCGCCATAAACTGCGCCTGCATATCGGTCGGAAACCCCGGGAACTCCGTCGTCACGATCTCGACGGGATTTACGTTTTTGGCCGGCATTATCGTGATTTTGTCGCCGTCCACGACGGTTTCAAAACCCATTTGGTTAAATTTGGTAAGCACGGCCCTAAGATGCGCGGCATTGGCGTTCGCGATAGTTACTTGCGAGTTCGTGATCGCTCCGGCGCAAAGATATGTCCCAGCCTCGATCCTATCGGGGATGACCATTATCTCGCCCACATCTAGCAGGCGCCTATCCGTACCCTCGATCACGAGCTCGTCCGTGCCGATACCCTCGATCTTCACGCCGCCTGCGGCCAAAACCTCGCAAAGCTGCACCACTTCGGGCTCTTTAGCGACGTTGATTAGATGCGTCG
Protein-coding regions in this window:
- a CDS encoding molybdopterin molybdotransferase MoeA, translated to MTLELAQNLILEKAKFDGYGEFASLERATGKILAQDVVAVKNLPSFDNAAMDGYALKFDDFNEPLSVAATVLAGDEAEIALKKGECVKIMTGAKMPTSADTVVPFEDAILQDGKLSPQSKVKKSNALRYKGEEVKAGEILLKKGEILTPARVMMLAAQGIYCVCVERELRIGIFSSGDEVVEPWQNASEEQIYNANGAGIVSLLQSFGFASSYAGIIKDDLESTTRALETAEFDVIITSGGASKGEADFMKTALLNLGFSELFDGVNIRPGRPSKAFIKDKKIVFILPGNPMAAFLMCFLLVVPFLKGTRLEKFDAALNQDVKVKSGRENIVLGSFCDGKFSVTDNNKFGSGMITPLIKSNAVLVTSESLGELKASEIVKILKFS
- the murA gene encoding UDP-N-acetylglucosamine 1-carboxyvinyltransferase yields the protein MYYLEIEGNAKLGGEVAISGAKNAALPLIAAALIIKNDVTLKNMPNVADIKTLATLLVNLGAKCEFTDDHTLKINSNYVSSTKANYDIVRKMRASILVLGPLLARFGHCEVSLPGGCAIGQRPIDLHLSALEKMGANIEIKQGYVVATAPDGLKGAQIVFDKITVTGSENIIMAAALAHGTTHLINVAKEPEVVQLCEVLAAGGVKIEGIGTDELVIEGTDRRLLDVGEIMVIPDRIEAGTYLCAGAITNSQVTIANANAAHLRAVLTKFNQMGFETVVDGDKITIMPAKNVNPVEIVTTEFPGFPTDMQAQFMALSLVANGVSTIDERLFENRFMHVSELTRMGADIRLNGHIATIYGGGEINAADVMATDLRASSALVLAALAANGTSRVHRIYHLDRGYEGLERKLAALGAKIRRLEE